In the Pristiophorus japonicus isolate sPriJap1 chromosome 5, sPriJap1.hap1, whole genome shotgun sequence genome, one interval contains:
- the gmnn gene encoding geminin: MTTNMKHRFDADKPTPTIKSFFTSEVTSNTTLRRTLQVIQPLATSNQLVGRLNESHKQTPKRKHWNDDQPKSCKKSRAQIVQDSTECSNENSESQKMTKEAYQLLVKANPSSTYWKELAEERRKALFQVLQENERLHKEIEHKDEDISKLQKENQELAELAEHVQYMADVIEKLTGQCADEFKAEQEAESTKVTAQAAEDESHDESAEIGSDEED; the protein is encoded by the exons AGCTTCTTTACCAGCGAAGTTACGAGTAACACTACACTGAGACGAACTTTACAAGTAATTCAACCGCTTGCTACTTCAAATCAACTTGTTGGCAGGCTAAATGAG TCCCACAAGCAGACTCCTAAAAGAAAACACTGGAATGATGATCAACCAAAGAGCTGCAAGAAATCACGTGCACAAATTGTTCAAGACAGCACAGAATGCAGTAATGAGAATTCAGAAAGTCAAAAGATGACAAAAGAAGCTTATCAACTTCTAGTTAAAG CTAATCCAAGTTCCACATACTGGAAGGAGTTGGCAGAAGAGCGAAGAAAAGCGCTGTTCCAGGTTCTACAAGAAAATGAAAGA TTACACAAAGAAATTGAACATAAAGATGAAGACATTTCCAAGTTACAGAAAGAGAACCAAGAGCTAGCTGAGTTAGCAGAGCATGTGCAGTACATGGCTGATGTGATTGAG AAGCTAACTGGACAGTGCGCTGATGAGTTCAAAGCTGAGCAGGAAGCTGAGTCGACCAAGGTGACTGCACAAGCTGCGGAAGATGAATCTCACGATGAGAGTGCTGAGATCGGGTCTGATGAGGAAGATTAG